One genomic segment of Anticarsia gemmatalis isolate Benzon Research Colony breed Stoneville strain chromosome Z, ilAntGemm2 primary, whole genome shotgun sequence includes these proteins:
- the LOC142986178 gene encoding uncharacterized protein LOC142986178, producing MDRVAWLTCALLALASARIYDRCQLARDLKAFGVNHDHISTWVCIAYHESRFDTNARNHYSGDHGIFQISELYWCGPGKACGLSCDALRDDDISNDMRCALQVHEEHTRIQGNGFLAWVVYPQHCKHNTKKYLADCNISGRSRVFAQEPRYFPSEYNNTQNVEELLPPYLAIANLFRGNYGKVLGRADDRVDWYNYKISNIDDLKLPNFDKPSQRITEPSTTAITTTTQTTTAVYIPPVMPWRRIETNQFRKKQLFDNKSIEKPNTEREYVTITRNHIKNTQAASTYPPTTHTSTEQPATTTTTTTTHAPRSVSTIRTTTTTSTTPAPPSSTTSITWRPITTSTTVTPTTIKPVSPTTILPYTFTTRKPYATPPARDGRTKTRATVTTPNTTTEATTITTTKWTTAKLSRRWPTPKPTAATFTTSTPNATGTTTTLSTTTTLPSTTKRFETTQASTRKPKTDISWYTFTSRTATTAVTKLLSAFRTTTARPFNDTTTTRKPKATQSIFDLYLNPTKPPKLPAYSFDSAPESRYRLKIFSGGTTTPAPTHRAPTKKQHDHAGDAVRNHIKRQNDAQY from the coding sequence ATGGATCGCGTCGCGTGGTTGACGTGCGCGCTTCTTGCGCTCGCGAGTGCTCGAATTTACGATAGATGCCAATTGGCGCGCGATCTTAAGGCTTTCGGAGTGAACCACGACCATATCTCTACATGGGTGTGCATCGCCTACCACGAGTCGCGCTTCGACACCAACGCGAGAAACCACTACAGTGGAGACCATGGCATATTCCAGATCAGCGAATTGTACTGGTGCGGACCGGGAAAAGCTTGTGGACTGTCCTGCGACGCGCTGAGAGACGATGACATCTCTAACGACATGAGATGCGCCCTGCAGGTGCATGAAGAGCATACTCGGATACAGGGCAACGGATTTTTGGCGTGGGTGGTGTATCCTCAACACTGCAAACATAACACCAAGAAATACCTTGCGGATTGCAACATCAGTGGCAGATCCAGGGTTTTCGCGCAGGAGCCGAGGTATTTCCCAAGTGAATACAATAATACACAGAATGTGGAAGAATTGCTGCCGCCATACTTAGCGATTGCAAATCTCTTCAGAGGAAATTACGGCAAGGTTCTTGGTCGTGCTGACGATAGAGTCGATtggtataattataaaattagtaatatCGATGATCTTAAATTGCCTAACTTTGACAAGCCTTCACAAAGAATCACAGAACCTTCCACTACGGCAATAACCACGACGACACAGACGACGACCGCAGTGTACATTCCTCCTGTGATGCCCTGGCGAAGAATCGAAACTAATCAGTTCAGGAAAAAACAGTTGTTCGATAACAAAAGCATTGAAAAACCAAATACCGAAAGAGAATATGTAACTATAACCCGTAACCATATAAAAAACACTCAAGCAGCGAGCACTTATCCTCCAACGACACATACGAGCACAGAACAGCCGGCTACaactacaacaacaacaacgaCGCACGCACCGAGGTCTGTTTCCACAATTAGAACAACAACGACTACTTCCACCACGCCCGCACCACCGTCCAGCACCACCTCGATCACCTGGCGGCCCATAACAACTAGTACCACAGTTACACCGACTACCATCAAACCAGTGTCACCCACAACTATATTACCTTATACCTTTACGACGCGTAAACCATACGCCACACCCCCGGCTCGTGACGGACGCACTAAAACTAGGGCAACGGTGACGACCCCCAACACCACTACAGAAGCAACGACGATCACTACGACGAAGTGGACCACTGCCAAACTATCAAGAAGATGGCCCACGCCGAAACCGACCGCGGCTACCTTCACCACTTCGACGCCAAACGCTACAGGTACGACTACCACGTTGTCTACCACTACCACTCTACCCTCGACGACGAAACGTTTTGAAACCACTCAAGCGAGCACAAGAAAACCGAAAACGGACATCTCATGGTACACATTCACCTCGCGTACTGCAACTACTGCCGTAACGAAATTGCTCTCTGCCTTCCGTACAACAACCGCACGTCCGTTCAACGATACCACAACGACACGCAAGCCGAAAGCTACACAGTCAATATTCGACCTGTACTTGAACCCAACAAAGCCACCGAAACTACCGGCGTACAGCTTCGATTCAGCTCCTGAAAGCAGGTACAGACTCAAGATATTTTCCGGTGGAACCACTACGCCCGCCCCTACTCATCGCGCACCTACTAAAAAACAACACGATCACGCTGGCGACGCCGTTAGGAATCACATCAAAAGGCAAAATGATGCTCAATATTGA